TCCCAGCGTACATTGCGCATGTCGCCGCTCTTGGCCAATTCCTGATGGAAGGCAAAGCAGCAGTCCAAATTCTGGGGTGTTTGTCCTTTGACTCCAAGCTCCAGATACTGACGAAGGAGGGGACGATAGTCGGGATGCACACATTTGTCGATGATCTCATGAGCACGCTCGCGTGGGTTCTTGCCTCGCAAGTCTGCAACGCCCCATTCGGAAATGATGACTTTCACGGAGTGCTCGCTATGATCGTGGTGCGCCACCATCGGGACGAAAGAACTGATCTTGCCGTCCTTCATAACGGACGGTGTAGTGAAGATGGAGACGTAGCTGTTGCGAGTGAAGTCGCCCGAACCTCCGATACCGTTCATCATACGCGTACCGCTAACGTGCGTAGAGTTGATATTGCCGAAAATATCCGCTTCGAGAGCCGTATTGATGGTGATAACACCTAACCGGCGGACGATCTCGGGATTGTTGGAGTATTCCTGCGGACGAAGGAGGATCTTGTCCTTGAAGAAATCCAGATTGGCGTAGATGTCCTGTATCACGGAGCGACTCACAGAGAGCGAACATCCGCTGGCGAACTTGATGCGTCCTTTCTTCATCAGAGCGATAACGGCATCCTGAATTACCTCTGTGTACATGTTGAAAGCCGGAATATCGGGATTGTCACCCAACGCTCCCAGTACGGCATTAGCCACATTGCCTACGCCGCTTTGCAGGGGAAGAAAATCTTTGGGTATTCGTCCGGCTTTCATTTCGCTCACGAGGAAAGCAGCCACATTGTCCCCAATAGCTTGCGTTACAGGGTCAAGGGGTGCGAAATCGCTCTCGTCATTAGGTTCGCTCGTACGCACTACACCGACTATCTTGGCCGGATCCACCTGTACATAAGGCTTGCCGATACGATCCGAAGGAGTATAGACAGGCAGCTCACGACGGGCAGGCGGATCGAGAGGTTCGCACAAGTCGTGCATACCCATGATCTCTTTGGGGTGCTTGTCGTTAAGCTCCACGATGATTCGGTCTGCCAGACGGCAAATAGTAGGCAGGATACCTACACCTGTAGTAGGCAGGATCTTACCGTCTTCGGTAACGTCTGCCACCTCTATGATGGCCACATCCACCTTGCCGTAAAAGCCATAGCGCAGATCCTGAGCCAAGGTAGAGAGATGAAGATCGAAATAGGAAGTGCTGCCATTGTTGATAAGATTGCGCAGATCCTTATTGGACTGATATGGAGTACGAAACTTCACAGCATCGGCCTGTGCCAAGACACCGTCCAACCGAGCACCGGTACTGGCACCGGTGAACATACCGATCTTGAAGGGATTGCCTTTTTCATGCTCTGCAATAGCTCGCTTGGCTATTGCCGCAGGTACTACCTTAGGGTTGCCTGCAGGGGTAAAACCGCTAAAGCCGACATTGTCGTTGTGATGCACAAACTCCGCTGCTTCTTCTGCAGTGATAAATCTTAGAGCCATAGTACGTATTATTATTGCTTAATTGGTTGTTGTTGAAATCGATTAACTTTGTTGCCTGCGAAAATACTGAAACTCTTTCATATAGAGGGAAAAATAACGATAAATTCAGACAAGAGACGATAGACAAGAGTATCAGAACATAAAAGGAGCGAGTCTCACGACTCACTCCTTCCCAAATTAACCAAAACCTTAACTATGAAAAATCTTACTTTTCCATCACAAACATAATGAGCACGAAGTAGTTTTACAAACTTTTGTCGGTAATAATCGAAATAATACGACAATTTGATATAACATACAAGCATGATCGAACAAATCGGAGCGGACTCTAAATCCGCCGAGAACAAACAAGAGCGCAAGCTCTACATCGAGACCTATGGCTGCCAGATGAACGTAGCCGACAGTGAGGTGGTAGCGTCCGTAATGCAGATGGACGGCTACAGCCTTACGGACAACGTGGATGAGGCGGATACGATCCTGGTCAATACCTGTTCGGTACGGGACAATGCCGAGCAGAAAGTGCTGAACCGGCTGGCATATTACCACTCGCTACGAAAGAAAAGACGGGCTTCTTCCCGTCTCGTTATCGGGGTATTGGGCTGCATGGCCGAGCGCGTCAAGGAGGAGTTGATCCGCGAACATCACGTGGATGTGGTGGCCGGCCCCGACTCGTACCTCGACCTGCCGAACCTCGTCGGAGCAGCAGAACAGGGAGAGAAAGCCATCAATGTGGAACTATCCATGCAGGAAACGTATAAAGATGTGATGCCGCTCAAAATGGGTGGCGTACATATCAACGGATTCGTCTCCATCATGCGTGGGTGCAACAACTTCTGCAGCTACTGCATCGTACCCTACACACGAGGCCGAGAAAGAAGCCGCGAAATAGAAAGCATCCTCAACGAAGTGCGGGATCTGAAAGCCAAGAATTTCCGCGAGGTAACGCTGCTGGGGCAGAATGTAAACTCCTACCGATACGAACAAAACGGGCGGATCATCCGCTTCCCCGATCTGCTCGCAGCAGTGGCCGAAGCTGTGCCCGACATGCGCATACGCTTCACCTCTCCTCACCCCAAGGATATGGATGACGAAGCCATCGCCGTCATGGCACGATACCGCAATATCTGCAATCATATACACCTGCCGGCACAGAGCGGAAGCGACAAGATGCTCCGCGTCATGAAGCGCGGCTATACGCGCCGGTGGTATCTCGACAGGGTAGCAGCCATCCGCCGGGCTATACCGGACTGCGCCATCAGCAGCGACCTCTTCTGTGGCTTCCATTCGGAGACGGAGGAAGACTTCGAAGCAACCCTTAGCCTGATGGAAGAGGTAGGTTACGACTCTGCCTTCATGTTCAAATACTCCGAACGGCCGGGTACTTATGCTGCTCGCCACCTTGTGGACGATGTACTCGAAGAGGTAAAGCTCGCCCGTCTGGATCGGATGATAGCCCTCCAGAATCGCCTGAGCGAGGAGAGCAACAAGAGGGACATAAGCAAGACTTTCGAAGTGCTGATAGAGGGCTTCAGCAAACGATCGCGCGAACAGCTATTCGGTCGCACTCAGCAAAATAAGGTGGTGATCTTCGATAAAAACGGTCACCGCGTGGGACAATACATCTATGTACGGATCAAGGATGCTTCTTCGGCTACTCTCTTCGGCGAAGTGGTAGAGGCTCCAACTTCGGAAAAGGGCTGAACAGTCGTATTCGATCGGGCTGAAGCTCTTAGGCCAAAGCCCTACCCCTATCCCGATTCATTCCGCAGAAGCCCGTTTTTCAGACAAAGCTTCGCCCCACTGCAGCCAAGGAATTCTCCCGAACTCCTTGGCTGTAATTACAATAGTAAGTGCAACAAACTTTTCTTTGTTATCCGACAGGGCAATCGCATTTGAAGCGTTAACACACATATAAGCCTGATGATGCTCTGTCCAAAATAAGCACGAAATGTATTAGAGATCCTATGTTACACTAAGGTCATTCTCGTCTTACCTTGATTATCCATAATATGCTAATAATTAGCACATTGCAATGAATACCGCAGGCCTACGATCTTTTTTTCAATCTCTGCATATAGCCGGTATTCCGTTCGTTTTTCGGTCAATGTAGAGTTGAATTACCGCTAAAAATCGCTAATGGCCGTCATTAAAAAAGTAAGACCTAAAGACAAATCTG
This genomic stretch from Porphyromonas gingivalis ATCC 33277 harbors:
- a CDS encoding acetyl-CoA hydrolase/transferase family protein; this encodes MALRFITAEEAAEFVHHNDNVGFSGFTPAGNPKVVPAAIAKRAIAEHEKGNPFKIGMFTGASTGARLDGVLAQADAVKFRTPYQSNKDLRNLINNGSTSYFDLHLSTLAQDLRYGFYGKVDVAIIEVADVTEDGKILPTTGVGILPTICRLADRIIVELNDKHPKEIMGMHDLCEPLDPPARRELPVYTPSDRIGKPYVQVDPAKIVGVVRTSEPNDESDFAPLDPVTQAIGDNVAAFLVSEMKAGRIPKDFLPLQSGVGNVANAVLGALGDNPDIPAFNMYTEVIQDAVIALMKKGRIKFASGCSLSVSRSVIQDIYANLDFFKDKILLRPQEYSNNPEIVRRLGVITINTALEADIFGNINSTHVSGTRMMNGIGGSGDFTRNSYVSIFTTPSVMKDGKISSFVPMVAHHDHSEHSVKVIISEWGVADLRGKNPRERAHEIIDKCVHPDYRPLLRQYLELGVKGQTPQNLDCCFAFHQELAKSGDMRNVRWEDYMK
- the miaB gene encoding tRNA (N6-isopentenyl adenosine(37)-C2)-methylthiotransferase MiaB, with amino-acid sequence MIEQIGADSKSAENKQERKLYIETYGCQMNVADSEVVASVMQMDGYSLTDNVDEADTILVNTCSVRDNAEQKVLNRLAYYHSLRKKRRASSRLVIGVLGCMAERVKEELIREHHVDVVAGPDSYLDLPNLVGAAEQGEKAINVELSMQETYKDVMPLKMGGVHINGFVSIMRGCNNFCSYCIVPYTRGRERSREIESILNEVRDLKAKNFREVTLLGQNVNSYRYEQNGRIIRFPDLLAAVAEAVPDMRIRFTSPHPKDMDDEAIAVMARYRNICNHIHLPAQSGSDKMLRVMKRGYTRRWYLDRVAAIRRAIPDCAISSDLFCGFHSETEEDFEATLSLMEEVGYDSAFMFKYSERPGTYAARHLVDDVLEEVKLARLDRMIALQNRLSEESNKRDISKTFEVLIEGFSKRSREQLFGRTQQNKVVIFDKNGHRVGQYIYVRIKDASSATLFGEVVEAPTSEKG